In a genomic window of Verrucomicrobiota bacterium:
- a CDS encoding sugar phosphate isomerase/epimerase, with protein MRIGIFAKTFRRPAIEELFQAIAGHGIRSVQFNMSCAGLDPLPADVPPELVQQITGAAERAAVELAAISGTFNMAHPDPAVRRDGLMKFEILCEAAARLCIPVVTLCTGTRDPVNMWKWHPENDSKAAWEDMVQSIGSALGAAEKYHLCLAFEPESENVVNSACRARQLLDELQSPRLRIVIDPANLVVPERSQQDVLDEALNLLGDVIAIAHAKDRDQAFQACAAGKGTLDFEYYLRGLERVEFTGPLIMHGLEEEDVAFSCEFLQRILDRNLS; from the coding sequence ATGAGGATCGGGATCTTCGCCAAGACTTTTCGCCGGCCGGCGATCGAGGAACTTTTTCAGGCCATCGCCGGCCACGGGATCCGTTCGGTGCAGTTCAACATGTCCTGCGCCGGACTCGACCCGCTTCCCGCAGACGTGCCGCCCGAGCTGGTTCAGCAAATCACCGGCGCTGCAGAGCGCGCCGCGGTCGAGTTGGCGGCGATCTCCGGGACCTTCAACATGGCCCATCCGGATCCGGCCGTCCGGCGCGACGGGTTAATGAAGTTTGAAATCTTGTGCGAGGCCGCCGCCCGGCTTTGCATCCCGGTGGTCACCCTCTGTACGGGAACGCGGGACCCCGTGAACATGTGGAAATGGCACCCCGAGAACGACTCCAAAGCGGCTTGGGAGGATATGGTTCAATCCATCGGATCCGCCCTTGGCGCGGCCGAGAAGTATCACCTGTGCCTGGCCTTCGAGCCCGAAAGCGAGAACGTGGTCAATTCGGCCTGTCGCGCCCGGCAACTGCTCGACGAGCTGCAAAGCCCTCGTTTACGAATCGTTATCGATCCCGCGAACCTGGTTGTTCCCGAACGCAGTCAGCAGGACGTCCTGGACGAGGCATTGAATTTGTTAGGGGATGTGATCGCCATTGCGCACGCGAAAGATCGGGACCAGGCCTTTCAGGCGTGCGCTGCGGGCAAGGGCACTCTTGACTTCGAATATTACCTTCGCGGTCTGGAACGGGTTGAGTTTACCGGTCCTCTGATCATGCACGGGCTGGAGGAAGAAGACGTTGCGTTCTCGTGTGAGTTTCTCCAGCGCATCCTCGATCGCAACCTCTCGTAA
- a CDS encoding Gfo/Idh/MocA family oxidoreductase, producing MNKTPDPVRIGVLGCGMIAQAAHFESCQKARNARLYALCDAADDLRNRMAQIWEPEVVYADFKAMLADPKVEAVIIGIADQFHVPAAAEAIEAGKHVLVEKPLGVSVEECIRLLEIKRAAPDLIFRVGSMKRFDPGVAAARRFIDEEMGTRLALKAWYCDSTSRYTETGNLQPVIVRSARSKRPEGDPKANRESYYLLGHGSHLVDTARFLGGEIIRVDARFLRRYDAYCWFVTADFADGSIGHLDLTLAVRMGWHEGFQIYGEFGSVIGKIFNPWYLRSAEVECFSVRDGQFKRVLGEDAHFYRLQIESFADAVRGNETFPPAAGIEDGLAVIRTLRAIQLSARRGKPVVVAEAAGAV from the coding sequence ATGAACAAGACCCCAGACCCGGTTCGAATCGGCGTCCTTGGCTGCGGGATGATCGCCCAGGCCGCCCATTTCGAGAGCTGCCAGAAAGCCCGAAACGCGCGTCTGTATGCCCTGTGCGATGCCGCTGACGATCTGCGCAACCGGATGGCGCAGATCTGGGAACCCGAGGTCGTCTACGCCGATTTCAAAGCGATGCTGGCCGATCCGAAGGTTGAAGCGGTGATCATCGGAATCGCCGATCAGTTCCATGTCCCGGCTGCGGCGGAAGCGATCGAGGCCGGCAAGCACGTGCTGGTCGAGAAACCCCTCGGGGTGAGCGTTGAGGAATGCATCCGCCTCCTCGAGATCAAAAGGGCAGCTCCGGATTTGATCTTTCGGGTGGGCTCGATGAAACGGTTCGATCCCGGGGTGGCGGCCGCGCGCCGCTTCATCGACGAGGAGATGGGTACCCGGCTGGCGCTCAAAGCCTGGTATTGCGATTCGACTTCCCGGTACACCGAAACCGGCAATTTACAGCCGGTGATCGTGAGGAGCGCCCGGTCGAAGCGGCCGGAGGGCGATCCCAAAGCCAACCGCGAGTCCTATTACCTCCTGGGTCACGGCAGCCACCTCGTGGATACGGCGCGATTTTTGGGCGGCGAGATCATCCGGGTGGATGCGCGATTTTTGCGGAGGTATGATGCGTATTGCTGGTTTGTGACGGCCGATTTTGCGGACGGCAGCATTGGCCACCTGGATCTGACGTTGGCCGTGCGCATGGGATGGCACGAAGGGTTCCAGATCTACGGCGAGTTTGGCAGCGTCATCGGTAAAATCTTCAATCCCTGGTACCTGCGCTCTGCCGAGGTGGAATGTTTTTCCGTTCGAGACGGTCAATTCAAGCGGGTCCTCGGCGAAGACGCCCATTTTTACCGGTTGCAGATTGAGTCCTTCGCCGATGCCGTTCGCGGCAACGAGACGTTCCCCCCGGCAGCCGGGATTGAAGACGGGCTCGCGGTGATCCGAACGCTGCGGGCCATCCAGCTATCCGCCCGGCGGGGCAAACCGGTCGTGGTAGCCGAAGCTGCGGGAGCCGTTTGA
- a CDS encoding glycerate kinase — protein sequence MRVLVAPDKFKGSLSAHDVAAAIAEGWRAGSPPSLDLEFSCRPVADGGEGTAKAICEVLEGTWVSCTVRDPLGRPVAAKYALTSQGAVTTAVLDMSEASGLWRVAPDERRVERQSTYGTGEMLAHALRSSGADRAVIGLGGSATNDGGVGLAAALGFRFLDGSGLELEPVPADLLRLETIAPPPDLSWVAGRVVAAVDVFNPLLGERGATRVYGPQKGLAGESELRSLEAGLGRLADAVAAWRREDLRDRPGAGAAGGLGFGLMAFCGAEVRRGFDEVAELLGLAEAVAGSDLIITGEGSLDAQTLEGKAPAGVAGLARRFGKPCIAFAGRVEPDARPLLLAHFDEITALADGTVSTEEAIRRASELLRARAVELARHWGAARSG from the coding sequence ATGCGCGTCCTCGTCGCCCCGGACAAATTCAAAGGGTCGCTCTCCGCGCACGACGTTGCCGCGGCGATTGCCGAAGGCTGGCGCGCCGGGTCCCCGCCCAGCCTTGACCTGGAATTCTCCTGCCGGCCGGTGGCCGACGGCGGCGAAGGAACGGCGAAGGCCATTTGCGAGGTACTGGAGGGGACATGGGTGTCATGTACGGTTCGTGACCCCCTGGGCCGGCCGGTCGCCGCGAAGTACGCTCTGACCAGCCAAGGCGCCGTCACAACCGCGGTCCTCGACATGAGCGAAGCCAGCGGGCTCTGGCGCGTCGCGCCGGATGAACGCCGCGTCGAGCGCCAGTCCACCTATGGAACCGGTGAAATGCTGGCCCACGCCCTCCGGTCCAGCGGGGCTGACAGGGCTGTGATCGGCCTGGGCGGCAGCGCCACCAACGACGGCGGGGTGGGCCTCGCCGCCGCGCTCGGTTTTCGTTTCCTGGACGGCAGCGGGCTTGAGCTGGAGCCGGTCCCGGCCGATTTGCTTCGGCTTGAAACGATCGCGCCGCCTCCGGACCTTTCCTGGGTAGCCGGCCGGGTAGTCGCGGCGGTGGACGTCTTCAACCCGCTTCTGGGCGAACGCGGAGCCACCCGGGTGTACGGGCCCCAGAAGGGGCTGGCCGGCGAATCGGAGCTGCGCTCACTTGAGGCGGGGTTGGGCCGCTTGGCGGACGCCGTCGCCGCTTGGCGCCGGGAGGACCTCCGGGATCGTCCGGGCGCGGGTGCGGCCGGGGGGTTGGGCTTCGGCTTGATGGCCTTTTGCGGGGCTGAAGTCCGCCGCGGCTTCGACGAGGTGGCCGAGTTGCTCGGTTTGGCGGAAGCGGTCGCCGGATCCGATCTCATTATTACCGGCGAAGGCAGCCTGGACGCTCAGACCCTCGAGGGCAAAGCGCCGGCGGGCGTGGCCGGGCTCGCCCGGCGCTTCGGTAAACCTTGCATCGCGTTTGCCGGGCGGGTCGAGCCCGACGCCCGACCGCTACTGCTCGCACATTTCGATGAAATCACGGCACTCGCCGACGGAACGGTTTCCACTGAGGAGGCCATCCGGCGTGCCTCGGAATTGCTGCGGGCACGCGCGGTCGAGCTTGCACGGCATTGGGGAGCGGCGCGATCCGGATGA
- a CDS encoding zinc-binding dehydrogenase: MPLSLIMPGRTANRDMQRHIMKAIRAESHGGPEVLKLADAAAGRLKLNIGRVLPPAEAAEAHALMETRNTEGKLVLSVAT, encoded by the coding sequence ATGCCGTTGAGCTTGATCATGCCCGGCCGGACCGCGAATAGAGACATGCAGAGACATATAATGAAGGCCATTCGAGCCGAAAGCCACGGCGGACCGGAAGTGCTGAAATTGGCGGACGCTGCGGCGGGCCGGCTGAAACTGAACATCGGCCGTGTGCTGCCGCCGGCAGAAGCGGCTGAGGCTCATGCGCTGATGGAAACCCGAAACACAGAGGGAAAACTCGTCTTGTCCGTCGCGACTTGA
- a CDS encoding sodium:proton antiporter codes for MRELEHLLGLFIAAVILAAAARRAGAPYPVFLALGGALLAFLPGASPFRAPPELVLALFVAPVLLDAAYDASLRDLRDNWAPVTSLVVFAVGCTTAAVALVTHALVPAMPWAAAIALGAIVAPPDAVAAGAVLRPLRPPHRLLTILEGESLLNDASALLIYRLAVGAVAADGFSMAGVAPTFLLAVAGSLVAGPMLGWLVPRLMERVQHVPTAIILQFVSTFGVWLIAEGVGLSGVLTMVFYAMTVAQTAPERTPARIRIPTYAVWETAVFALNILAFIFIGLQIRPILEGLAAPDRGRYLAVSGVVLLTVIVVRLAWQLSFDTVVRLRNRRFGFHPPRPMMLAPTTGSSLVIAWAGMRGIVSLAAALALRPTFPYRDLIVLTAFAVVLGTLVIQGLTLKPLMRALDLRDDDPVGREVRAARERALRAGLTSLAHDRSAMAEVVRQELTALLAGERTAADPDDAARSAHNERLRCALRAARQAVLAMRARDEIGDDAFHRMEEELDWLDMAGSRSGE; via the coding sequence ATGAGGGAACTCGAACATCTTCTTGGCCTGTTCATCGCGGCCGTTATCCTGGCGGCGGCAGCACGCCGCGCCGGAGCGCCTTACCCGGTGTTCCTGGCGTTGGGCGGGGCGCTGCTGGCGTTTCTGCCCGGCGCGTCCCCGTTCAGGGCTCCTCCCGAGCTTGTGCTGGCGCTCTTCGTGGCACCCGTGCTGCTCGACGCCGCTTACGATGCGTCGCTTCGAGATCTCAGGGACAATTGGGCGCCGGTCACCAGCCTGGTCGTGTTCGCCGTCGGCTGCACGACCGCGGCGGTCGCCCTCGTCACGCACGCACTGGTCCCTGCGATGCCCTGGGCGGCGGCGATTGCGCTCGGCGCGATCGTGGCTCCGCCCGACGCGGTGGCGGCCGGCGCCGTGCTGCGCCCGTTGCGACCGCCGCATCGCCTCCTGACCATCCTCGAAGGCGAAAGCCTGCTGAATGACGCCAGCGCGCTGCTGATCTACCGCCTCGCCGTCGGAGCCGTTGCCGCCGATGGCTTTTCCATGGCAGGCGTTGCACCCACCTTCTTGCTCGCCGTCGCCGGCAGCCTCGTTGCCGGTCCGATGCTCGGGTGGCTTGTCCCTCGGTTGATGGAACGCGTGCAGCACGTGCCGACCGCCATCATTCTGCAGTTCGTTAGCACGTTCGGCGTGTGGCTGATCGCCGAAGGCGTCGGCCTCTCCGGGGTATTGACGATGGTGTTCTACGCCATGACCGTGGCGCAGACGGCGCCGGAGCGAACGCCCGCACGGATCCGCATCCCGACCTATGCCGTCTGGGAAACCGCCGTGTTCGCGCTGAACATCCTGGCCTTCATCTTCATCGGCCTGCAGATCCGGCCCATTCTCGAGGGTTTGGCCGCCCCGGACCGGGGCCGATACCTCGCCGTCAGCGGCGTGGTCCTGCTCACGGTGATTGTCGTGCGTCTGGCTTGGCAACTGTCCTTTGATACCGTTGTCAGGTTGCGAAACCGCCGGTTCGGGTTCCATCCGCCCCGGCCGATGATGCTGGCGCCGACGACCGGGAGCAGCCTGGTCATCGCGTGGGCCGGCATGCGGGGCATCGTTTCGCTGGCTGCAGCCCTGGCGCTCCGCCCTACCTTTCCGTATCGCGACCTGATCGTGCTGACCGCGTTCGCGGTGGTCCTCGGCACGCTGGTAATCCAGGGACTGACGCTCAAGCCCCTCATGCGTGCGCTCGATTTGCGCGATGATGATCCGGTCGGCCGCGAGGTGAGGGCGGCCCGTGAACGCGCGTTACGCGCGGGCCTGACGAGCCTGGCGCATGACCGGTCTGCGATGGCGGAGGTTGTCCGGCAGGAGTTGACGGCACTCCTGGCCGGCGAACGAACGGCGGCGGACCCGGACGATGCCGCGCGCTCCGCTCACAACGAACGGCTTCGTTGCGCTCTCCGCGCAGCCCGGCAAGCCGTCCTCGCCATGCGCGCCCGCGACGAAATCGGCGATGACGCCTTTCACCGGATGGAAGAGGAGCTGGACTGGCTCGACATGGCAGGCAGTAGAAGTGGAGAGTGA
- a CDS encoding VCBS repeat-containing protein: MPVPHALSPLRPGYVRLEGSERQPSATAQLLGPSPAEDAVRISVVVRRRPDGMPTPDFDYFLKTPPRQRQRLSEGDFAARYGAAPDDIALVVKFAQEHGLAVEETHLARRTVTISGTVAQMNNAFAVNLGRYEHEVQDGSRDPVHTEVYRGREGFVHIPAELQDIITGVFGLDNRRVVKRNKADPTNTKPISVDTARQLYRFPGNSAAGQTIAILSEDGYKSSDISQSFGGHPPAIVDINVDASNSGNADPETTQDIFIAGSAAPGAKIAVYFTKFSQAGWIDLLHRVAHPKPGDPVCSVLSSSFYLCNGDDSATLTAEGLSRSFVNAVSAAFQDAAIQGLTVCIASGDTGTASKRTDGKAHVQYPASDPWVLSVGGTTIGNVNGSSYDEYVWNDTFFGGVEGATGGGISDFFAMPKYQLGAGVPVSLNDQHVGRGVPDVAANASPNSGYPLTVDGSSGIGDGTSASAPLWAGYIAVLNAALGVNVGFINPVLYRLGSYVFRDILGSPGPANNGLDGVSGYPATPGWDACTGWGSPNGTALLAALQNLDAIVIRRSGDFDGDGIAELLVTSPWGLGILKETGATMTAIMMAPNGTRFGGWLLNTADNVFGPIADYDGDGRDEILVTSPWGLGILKLSGSTLTAPMMQPNGTRFGGWLLETADNVFSLAADFDGDRRAEVLVTSPWGIGILKLSGSTMAAPMMQPNGTRFGGWLLSTKDNRFGPAADFDGSGHAGLFVTSAWGVGILKLAANTMAAPMMQPNGTRFGGWLLNTGDNHFGPAAADFDGDGKKEILVTSPWGLGILKLSGSTMSAPMMQPNGTRFGGWLLETADNNFSSPADYDGDGQDELLVTSAWGIGILKLSGNTMFAPMMQPNGTRFGGWLFESSQNRLGSAARFAGGRQAEIFITSAWGVGILKLAGSTMAAPMMQPNGTRFGGWLLNTADNVF, from the coding sequence ATGCCAGTACCACACGCCCTCAGTCCTCTGCGTCCCGGCTACGTCCGTCTGGAAGGCAGCGAACGCCAACCCTCCGCGACCGCACAGTTGCTGGGACCATCTCCAGCCGAAGACGCCGTCCGGATCTCCGTCGTCGTCCGCCGTCGCCCGGACGGAATGCCGACGCCTGACTTCGATTACTTTCTGAAAACACCGCCCCGCCAGCGGCAGCGGCTGTCCGAAGGGGATTTTGCGGCCAGATACGGGGCCGCTCCGGACGATATTGCTCTCGTCGTCAAGTTCGCCCAGGAACATGGCTTGGCAGTTGAAGAAACCCACCTGGCGCGCCGCACCGTGACCATCTCCGGCACGGTCGCACAGATGAACAACGCATTCGCCGTCAACCTGGGCCGGTACGAACACGAAGTGCAGGACGGCTCCCGCGACCCAGTCCATACCGAAGTCTACCGGGGCCGGGAAGGCTTCGTTCACATCCCGGCGGAACTGCAAGACATCATCACCGGCGTCTTCGGCCTCGACAACCGCCGGGTCGTCAAACGCAACAAGGCCGATCCGACGAACACCAAACCGATCAGCGTTGACACGGCACGGCAGCTTTACCGGTTCCCGGGCAACTCCGCCGCCGGGCAAACGATCGCGATCCTTTCCGAGGACGGCTACAAATCCTCCGACATCAGCCAGTCTTTCGGCGGCCACCCGCCGGCCATCGTCGATATCAACGTCGACGCGAGCAACAGCGGCAACGCGGATCCGGAAACCACCCAGGATATCTTCATCGCAGGTTCAGCCGCGCCCGGCGCGAAGATCGCGGTGTACTTCACGAAATTCAGCCAGGCGGGCTGGATCGATCTATTACATCGCGTGGCGCATCCCAAACCGGGCGATCCGGTCTGTTCCGTCCTTTCCTCATCGTTTTACCTCTGCAATGGCGATGACTCGGCGACGTTGACCGCGGAAGGGTTGAGCCGGAGTTTCGTTAACGCCGTGAGCGCGGCGTTCCAGGATGCGGCGATTCAGGGGCTGACGGTCTGCATCGCCTCGGGCGACACGGGTACCGCCTCCAAGAGGACGGACGGTAAGGCGCACGTCCAATACCCCGCGAGCGACCCGTGGGTGTTGTCGGTCGGGGGCACGACCATCGGCAATGTCAACGGCTCCAGCTATGACGAATACGTCTGGAATGACACCTTCTTCGGCGGCGTCGAAGGTGCGACCGGGGGCGGGATCAGCGACTTCTTTGCGATGCCCAAGTACCAACTCGGTGCCGGGGTGCCCGTCTCGCTCAACGACCAGCACGTCGGGCGCGGCGTGCCGGATGTGGCTGCCAACGCCAGCCCGAACAGCGGTTATCCGTTGACGGTTGACGGGTCCTCAGGCATCGGTGACGGGACCAGCGCCTCCGCCCCACTGTGGGCAGGCTACATCGCCGTGCTCAACGCCGCCCTTGGTGTAAACGTTGGCTTTATCAACCCGGTGCTCTACAGGTTGGGTTCCTACGTGTTCCGCGACATCCTGGGCTCGCCCGGGCCGGCCAACAACGGGCTCGACGGCGTGTCCGGCTATCCCGCCACCCCGGGATGGGATGCATGCACCGGCTGGGGCAGCCCGAACGGTACCGCCCTGCTGGCCGCGTTGCAAAATCTTGACGCCATCGTCATCAGGCGATCAGGCGATTTCGACGGCGACGGCATCGCCGAGTTGCTGGTCACCAGCCCGTGGGGCCTCGGCATCCTGAAGGAGACGGGCGCTACGATGACGGCCATCATGATGGCGCCTAACGGCACCCGCTTCGGCGGCTGGCTGCTCAATACGGCGGACAACGTCTTCGGACCTATCGCCGACTACGACGGAGATGGCCGGGACGAAATCCTTGTCACCAGTCCCTGGGGCCTGGGCATCCTGAAGCTGTCGGGCAGCACGTTGACTGCGCCGATGATGCAGCCCAACGGCACCCGTTTCGGCGGCTGGCTGCTGGAGACGGCTGATAACGTCTTCAGCCTGGCGGCGGACTTCGACGGGGATCGCCGCGCCGAAGTGCTGGTGACGAGCCCCTGGGGCATCGGCATCCTGAAGCTCTCGGGCAGCACCATGGCCGCGCCGATGATGCAGCCTAACGGCACCCGCTTCGGCGGCTGGCTGCTTTCGACGAAGGATAATCGCTTCGGTCCGGCCGCGGATTTCGACGGCAGCGGTCACGCCGGGCTTTTCGTCACCAGCGCCTGGGGCGTGGGCATCCTGAAGCTCGCGGCAAACACCATGGCCGCACCGATGATGCAGCCCAACGGCACCCGTTTCGGCGGCTGGTTGCTCAATACCGGTGACAACCATTTCGGCCCTGCCGCCGCCGATTTTGACGGGGACGGCAAAAAGGAAATCCTGGTCACCAGCCCGTGGGGCCTGGGCATTCTGAAGCTGTCGGGCAGCACGATGTCCGCACCGATGATGCAGCCTAACGGCACCCGTTTCGGCGGCTGGCTGCTCGAAACCGCTGATAACAATTTCAGCTCACCCGCCGACTACGACGGCGATGGCCAGGATGAACTGCTGGTTACGAGCGCTTGGGGTATCGG